A single window of Sphaerodactylus townsendi isolate TG3544 linkage group LG03, MPM_Stown_v2.3, whole genome shotgun sequence DNA harbors:
- the CDK20 gene encoding cyclin-dependent kinase 20, translating into MDQYSILGHIGEGAHGIVFKAKNIETGETVALKKVALRKLEDGIPNQALREIKALQEIEENQHVVKLKDVFPHGTGFVLVFEYMISDLSEVIRNSEQPLTDGQVKGYMLMLLKGVAFCHANAIMHRDLKPANLLISSTGQLKIADFGLARVFTRDGDRLYSHKVATRWYRAPELLYGARKYDEGVDLWAVGCIFAELLNNSPLFPGENDIEQLCCVLGVLGTPNQNIWPEITELPDYNKISFKEKPPVPLEQVVPDASPQAVHLLKQFLVYPSRLRVRAAQALLHPFFFTTPLPAHHSELPVPQRGGKKARPQHQRDFHVEQPLQEALVDLDLVAPYVIDN; encoded by the exons ATGGACCAGTACAGTATCCTGGGCCACATCGGAGAGGGGGCCCACGGCATTGTTTTCAAAGCCAAAAACATTGAG ACAGGGGAGACAGTTGCCCTGAAGAAGGTGGCTCTCCGTAAGCTGGAGGATGGTATCCCAAACCAAGCCCTGCGGGAGATCAAAGCGTTGCAGGAGATCGAGGAAAACCAGCAT GTAGTGAAGCTGAAGGACGTCTTTCCCCACGGCACTGGCTTCGTCTTGGTGTTTGAGTACATGATCTCGGATCTTTCTGAGGTGATCCGCAACTCTGAGCAGCCCCTCACTGATGGCCAAGTGAAAGGCTACATGCTCATGCTGCTCAAGGGGGTGGCTTTCTGCCATGCCAACGCCATCATGCACCGG GACCTGAAACCAGCCAATCTGCTGATCAGCTCCACGGGGCAGCTTAAAATTGCTGACTTTGGCCTGGCCAGGGTGTTCACCAGAGATGGAGACCGGCTGTATAGCCACAAAGTGGCTACCAG GTGGTATCGAGCCCCAGAACTCCTCTACGGAGCTCGGAAATACGATGAAGGTGTGGATCTGTG GGCTGTGGGCTGCATCTTTGCGGAACTTCTGAACAATTCCCCGCTCTTCCCTGGCGAGAATGATATCGAGCAGTTGTGCTGTGTCCTTGGAGTGCTCGGGACCCCCAACCAAAATATCTGGCCG GAGATCACCGAACTGCCTGATTACAACAAGATCTCGTTCAAAGAGaagccccccgtccccttggagcagGTGGTCCCAGACGCCTCGCCGCAGGCTGTGCATCTCCTGAAGCAGTTCCTGGTGTATCCTTCCAGGCTCCGTGTGCGGGCTGCACAG GCGCTGCTGCACCCCTTCTTCTTCACCACTCCTCTGCCTGCCCACCACTCGGAGCTGCCCGTTCCCCAGCGGGGGGGCAAAAAGGCTCGTCCCCAGCACCAGCGGGACTTCCACGTGGAGCAGCCCCTGCAAGAGGCTCTGGTGGATCTGGACCTCGTGGCGCCATACGTGATAGACAACTGA